The following nucleotide sequence is from Salvia miltiorrhiza cultivar Shanhuang (shh) chromosome 7, IMPLAD_Smil_shh, whole genome shotgun sequence.
TTGTCTATGTAGGTGGATTGTGATAATCCCAACAATCTATTAGGTCTATCCTGATAGATCTTTATCCCAAGGATATAAGAAGCATCACCCAGGTCCTTCATCATGAAGGAGCTAGCCAACCAATCTTTCACGGATTGCATCATGGAACGATCACTACCCATAATcaaaatgtcatcaacatatatgATAAGGTAGACAATGTTCCCATCTTTGTGTTTACTATAAACACATGGATCCTCTTTTCTTCTGACAAAATCAGACGATTTGATAGCTCTGTCAAAGCAAATATTCCAActcctcgaagcttgcttaagtccataaatggacttctttagcCTACATATATACCACCGCATTCAGGCCTTTCTTTGGATACAAAACCTTCAGGTTGAGTCATATAGACTTCCTCTTCAAGTTCTCCATTGAGAAacgcggttttgacatccatttgccaaatgtcAAAGTTATAGTATGCAGCTATAGCAAGTAAAATCCTAATGGACTTGATCTTTGCGACTGGtgaaaaggtttcatcataatcaatgCCCTCGCATTGACTATAACCCTTTGCCACCAACCTAGCCTTGTAGGTTCGTACTATGCCATCTgcatctctcttttttttttgaagatccatttgCAGCCTATGGGATATTTCCCATCTGGCAAATCAACTAGTTCCCAGACTAGATTGAAGTACATTGAGTCCATTTCGAAAATTAAGGCTTCAAGCCACTTCTCCGAGTCGGTGCCCGACACCGCTTCGGTATAGGTCTTAGGTTCATCATCATCCGAATCAACTCCATCATCTTGGTTCTCAACCAATAGATTAAGTCTTTCAGGTGCTCGACGATTCCTACGAGGCCTATGGAGTTGTTCTTGCGTTTGTTCGGGTTGTATATTCTGAATGTGAGCAGGTTCCTCTGTGTTGAACGTTTCAACAGTTTCGGAATTTTCAGGGACATCCTCAAGATTTTCTTGAGGTGGTGGTGACACAACTATTGTATCATCGTATCTTTGATGCATCTCATTGTCTTGAGGTGTCTCTCTAAGAGATGTTCCCTTTCCCAATAGATCATCAAATACTCCCACTGAATTCTTGTCCACACCATTAGACAAGTTTTCATCCTCTATGTTATTTTGcggttcttgaatttcttcaagTTCTATCGTATTGTGACCTTGTTCCCTAGAGACAAAGGTGTCTTCAAGAAACGTCACATTCCGGAAAACAATCACCTTGTGATCACCGGGAACGTAGAAATAATATCCAATtgtttccttaggatatcccaCAAAATAACATTTCTCACTTTTAGATTCCAACTTATCAGTCATCATTTTCTTAACAAGAGCAGGACATCCCCAGGTCCGCATATGGTTAAGACTTGCCTTTTTGACACACCATAACTCATATGGTGTTTTCTCAACTGATTTAGAAGGAACTCTATTCAGAATATAAACAGCGGTCTGTAAGGCATGACCCAAAAGGAATAAAGGGAGACTTGCAAAACTCATCATGGATCGAACCATATCTAATAAAGTTCGATTCCTCCTTTCGGATACCCCATTCATTTGAGGTGTCCCCGGAGGAGTCCAGTCTGACCGAATTCCATGTGATTTTAAGTAATCAAGAAACTCATGGCTTAAGTATTCTCCTCCTCGATCTGATCGAAGAGCCTTAATACTTTTCCCAAGTTGTTTCTTgacttctaacttaaactccttaaatttctcaaaggCCTCAGATTTGTGCTTCATGAGATACACATATCCATACCTCGAAAAATCATCAGTAAAAGTTATGAAGTACGAATATCCACCTCTTGCTTCTGTTGGGAACGGTCCACACACATCTGTGTGAATCAATTCTAGCAAGTCTTTGGCTCGTAACCCCTTCCCAGAAAAAGGTTTCTTAGTCATCTTACCTTTGAGACAGGATTCACAAGCACCATATGACTCAAGGTTAAATGATTTGagatagtctaactttctcAATCTTGCTATCCTGTTCTCATTGATAtgaccaagtctacaatgccaaagATAGGTAGTATTATTCGCATTACTCAGCTTAGGTCGTTTGTTTTGTACATTGAGAATActcttttcacattcaagataaTATAAACCATTCAAAAGAGAGGCACTTCCATAAAACAATCCATTAAAGGAAAACGAGCATCGACTGTTTCCAAAATGGAAGGAAAAACCTTCAATGTCCAACATCGGAATGGAAATAATATTCTTAGAAATAGAAGGAACGAAGTAACAATTACTTAAAACAAGTCTATTTCCCGAAGGAAGATCTAATCTATAAGTCCCCACGCGTTCAGCAGTAACTCTTGCTCCATTTCCCACGCGTAGATCGACTTCCCCGGGCATCACTTTCTTGGTTTCACTTAGGCCCTGCACATTATTGCAAATGTGTGAGCCACAAGCTGTATCTAATACCCAAGATTGTGAATTATCAATAGACATGTTTATCTCAATGACAAACATACCTGAGCTCAAACCCGATGCACCTTGTGCCTTGTATTTCGGGCATTCTCTCTTCCAGTGCCCCTTTTCATGACAGAATATATAAGCACTCATCCTTTGGCAACTTCGGCTTTTTCTGAGCCCCTCCACCTTTAGGCTTCAAACTAGCATCAAATGCCTTCTTCTGCTTTTTCTTCTGCTTGTACTTCCTTTTGGAAGACGTGGCAGTAGAGCTCACCATGAGCACAGATTTGCCTTTAGAGGTGGAAGACTCATAGGTCTTCAACATGTTATGAAGCTCAGGCAGGCTTGCCTTCGTGCCGTTCATATTGAAGTTCACAATGAAGTTTTCAAATGAGGCAGGCAAAGACTGCAGAATCAGATTGATAGAGACAGTAGCGGGTATCATCGTTCCAATCGATGCCAACCTCTCAATCAACTCGATCATCttcagtacatgatcagaaacttGACCCCCATCATGAAGCTTACATTTAAAGAGATCTCGGAGTATCTCATACTCCATAGTCTGAGCTTCTGAAGCATACAGACTCTTCAAGTGTTTCGGCATATCATAAGGGAACATGTGTTCGTGTTGCCTCTGTAACTCCGTAGTCATAGAGGACAACATCACACATTGTGCCGATGTTGCATCATCGACATGCTTCTTGTGAGCAGCTTCATCAAATGATGGATACTCAGCAGACTGCTTGTCAGGAATGACAGTGATTGGGTTGTCCAAGACATACTCAATCTTCTCTAGCCTTAAGACCAGACGCAAGCAACGGAGCCAATCCGTGAAGTTTGACCCAGTCAACTTGTTTGTTTCTATCAAACATTTTAGTGACAAATTCGAcatattatctgatcaataaataaagaaaagcaaATTATGAAGAATAAACTATGATCACATTGTATCACTAATCAAACAATGGGCTATCGTATTGATTAGCTCCCACTAATTTTAACATATCTTACGCCTCCAAACGTAAAACACGAATTTATAATCCATATAAATTTTAGtggtccaagatccaagtcaatattatgcagcctctgctttgctgatgactacaataatattacttagtaggcctctaagccaattgcaacaacaattttacaactcttggttgattaatccaattaatctgCGTCCTTAAATCATTTTGGTCGCTTTGCGttccaaaataatttaagcaaGTCATCACCATCACACGGTGCCAACCTATGAATGAGTCTTGGCCTTGTCGATTTAGAGCatacaattttatgtaaatacccTTGGACGAAAAGGTTAGGTACTCAAacaattatgatggacgacgcgttttgtgctttacacaaagacttatatttaatggggatttagcatgtgatactaattgcttatatttaatatccaatattaaatagcaaaacaattactgggtgccgcctacccaggcaTATAAAATGCGGACCACACATATTGGGCGCCGCCTGCCCATACATAGCAAAGCGGACTACATATACTCGGCGCCGCCTACCCAAGATAAAGGCGGTCTTTAACtactatagttaaataataagcataaaatcaaataacatgCTTATCACATAAAGACATAAAACTCTACgaataaaaacattaatcaaattaatattttattatctaattaaatatgggttaatcaatttatattaattctaaattaatataaatttatttctattattattaattcaaaattaataacaataaatttaaatttattaatccaattaataaattaattctgaaattggggttcaattattaattctaaattaataaaagatttttttttaattattaaacttGTTTTAGCCCAACAGGGCCATCTATATATCATAATAAAACATCAATTTTTAACGGTAAAATTTTCGCGCTAATTTTTTTAAGGAATTTAAAAAAACGTGATCTACTTGCGCTTGAGATAATTATGGATCCATAATCCATTAGTCAGTTTTATTGATTAGTGGgttaatttatatagtatttATCTTCTTCAGAAAACATTACCCATTTTCCAATAAATTTAGTAACTGCAACTCTATGAAAAGTAACCCAGTCGCTTCTCACCACTTTTCCAACAAGCGTCAACCGCTACCATCTTCCCCCTCTCCTCTCGCCTCTATTACTCACTGTTTTTCCAACAAGCGACAACCGCTACCATCTTCTGCCTCGCCTTTCGCCTCCGTTACTCACTGCTTTTCCAACAAGCGACAACCGCTACCATCTTTTCGCCAATCCTTTCGCCTCTGTTACCTTTCATCCACAGTAGGAACGCCATCGTTGTGAGCTCCACTTTTCCATCTATAATTTACCGTTAAAAACTGatgttttatataatatatagatttcatCAGGCCAAATCATTGAATCGCGACCTCGCCGGCAAAAAATCCACCACTCCCTCGCCAAGTCAATCGATAGATAAACTACTATCATCCTTtctttcttatttcttttataatttctttttctatttcactttctttaaatttttaattaatttcttaattttgttaaatacagggttttgatgtgttaaatatagGTGAAGTTTGAAAGTTATACGAAAGTTCATGAATTTTGGTGGAATTTTGAGGTTTTCAATATTCCAATTTTCTTTACATTGTAGATTTTAGATAATTTCTTTGTACCTCAGGttaattgatgatttttttagtgttaataggcaaaaatgcccttttcttataaacacttgtaaaaatgccctttttcataagtgaaaaagggcatttttacaagtgtttataagaaaagggcatttttgcaaatgcctcatttttttatctcatgttaGTTGATGATCTTGAATTTATTTTCAGGTTGAAAGTGTTGATAGAGAATGACAAAATTTTTTGAAGGCATGGACAATTATTGGTTGCTTGAATTGTAAATGTAATTAATATCTaacaaatagaaataaattgTATCTGTATCTCGACATTCATGAAATTATATTGTTCTATCTAGCTTCTTCTGCACTTGGTGGCTATGGGATCCTCCAAGTCTTTGACTCTGTTGGGGAGATGATGATTGAATCTGAATATGGGAGATGGCGAGTGGATGCGTGACTCTTAAGTTTGGAAAAGTCACACTTGATTGCCCAACATTGTGGACTGGTGAAAAGTTTTCATAGGTGACAATGCTAAAGAGTTTCTGGAGCTTTTGCCCAGACATGTTCATCCAGGATCAAGTTGAGACTCATCTTTAGGTAATACGTGGTATGTTTCTTTGTTCTTATAATCTTATTTGATTGTGTAGATAAATGCAATGTGTTTTATTTTGTAGTTGTCTAATGTTAAGTACCTGATTCTCCACTCAATGTGATTAGTGCTCTGTTTTGTTATATTTCAAGTACATAATTTATGTTACAAAATCGAGACCGTGTTCCTTCAAGTATTACATAGTTGAAAATTTAATTCTTCCCATTCCCATGTATACTCGATAACAACACTTTTTGAAACATATACCAACACTCAAATTTCGTTGGCCATTTGgatattgttttttattaataggGTATATGAATTATTATGTTTTGTTCTTGCTTGTGTCTAAACGAGAAGCAAACTATGAAAATCATGATCTAGAGAAACCTTTACATTTGTATTAGACTTGAAAATGCATGGTGTGATAGAAATAAATGGACAAGCTAAGAGCTTTTCAAAAACTAAAAATACTACtaataataagaatttttttcttACACATGACAAATTAATTGATGATATCCTTTTCGTAGGAACAAACGgatgttattatttttgtattttcataTGGATTATAGTAATCTAATTGACTTGAGAACTGAAAGTTTTCTTGCTTCATTAATATTTGcatgaaaatatttaatgtgaaaattgaCTTAAGAAATGATAGGtacatgaaaatatataaaataacaataatttaatattttttgttttaaagtaaatattttttatgtaaataatgatattaaggaagttttacataatttaaaaataaaaaattataaaacatatcgtggcccgtgcatcgcacgggagggtGTACtagtttattttaaaaacacAGGCCCAGCCTCCCTAGGGTAATCAGGCCCAGTCCGGGCCCAAAAACCTTAACAGCTATTGTTTGAAAAGGAGGGATTTGCAGCAGCAGTCGCTGCCCCCTTCTCCTTCCCGTCGCCACGCCTGGAGCCTCGCTGCCGCCTTTTCCCCCGTcagcccgccgccgccgcgcgcGAAGCAACGACGCCATCAGACGTCGTGCGTCGACGCCGGAGGTCTCCACGCCGGTCGCGGCTCGAAGCCGCGTCGAAGGGGACGCGTTTTCAGCGGAGGAAGAAGCGGCGCTCTCGCTGGACGGATCCCAGCCGGTCGCGGCTCGAAGGCGCGTTGGAGGTAAGCGGCGACGTCTCCAGACGCCTGCCCGCGTCCTCACCGTTCTTCAGCCATTCCGGCAGGGGCTCGAAGCTCCTTGTCGCCGTTCACCGCCTGGAGGCGTGCAAGACCTCCACCATCAGTCACCCTCCATTTCCGGACTCCAAGCCCGCGATATGAACGCGTTGCAGAGGGACAGCGGCGTCTCTGAATCGAGGCGCGACGCAGACGGCGGCGAGTGGTCGGGCGCGGCGCACCGGCGAGCCCCGACCCACCTGCGCCGCCTCGTCAATCACCCACGCCCTCTGCATCAGCGGTGGCCGATGGTAGCAGAAGTGATCCAGCAAAGAGGGTTCGAATATAGCCCAGCAATATTCACCCGATTTCAGAATATAGTTTCGAAATTCATTAATCCCAAATTTTCAGTTTCAGATTTCAAAAATCACATATTCTTAACCCATAAAAGTCAAAGTCAAAGATGATGAAACATGACGTAATATTCCACTTGTCCAACTATTTTGTTAACTTCCATTTGTAATTGTATTGTGCAAAATTTGTAACACACGTAGACTTAGACTATTAATTAGGACATATGTATGCAAGACTTATTCATAAACAAACTGCCACACGTGAACTTCTTGAACAAACCCCTATCCGACAATTGTCACACAACCCCCTAATCACtgtctctttctttctctaatTTCACCAACTTATTCTTGCCGTCTCTCCTAACCCTATAAATAcatcttttaatttctttaaattTCCACACTTACTATTTCGACTTCCCAAAATGGTAGCACTCGAGTCCACTCCACCTCTATCCCAACACTATACCAAAGTTGCTCACGGTCGGTCGCACGACCGAAGTTCGCAAAGCGAGGTCGCATGCCATCATGACCTGCCGGTCATAGACCTGGCCGGTCTGATGGACGGCGACGAGGGTGCGAGGGCCAAATGCGCGTCGGAAATCGCGGCGGCTTCTTCGGAATGGGGTTTCTTTCAAGTAGTCAACCATGGCATCAACCCCAAACTCCTAAACCGGATGAGGAGAGAGCAAATCGAGCTCTTCAATGCTCCTTTCTCAAGAAAGTCGAGTTGCGGGATTCTCAACA
It contains:
- the LOC130994178 gene encoding uncharacterized protein LOC130994178, with protein sequence MSNLSLKCLIETNKLTGSNFTDWLRCLRLVLRLEKIEYVLDNPITVIPDKQSAEYPSFDEAAHKKHVDDATSAQCVMLSSMTTELQRQHEHMFPYDMPKHLKSLYASEAQTMEYEILRDLFKCKLHDGGQVSDHVLKMIELIERLASIGTMIPATVSINLILQSLPASFENFIVNFNMNGTKASLPELHNMLKTYESSTSKGKSVLMVSSTATSSKRKYKQKKKQKKAFDASLKPKGGGAQKKPKLPKDECLYILS